The bacterium DNA window GGGACAGCAGGGTTCGGGCCGCTCGGGAGGGCGGGAAGAAGAATACCGTGGACGCGGCGGCTGGGAGCAGGAAGAGGAGTACGGACGGGGACGTTCCTCGGGCCGTGGCGATTGGGAGCAGGAGGAAGGCCGTCACGGCATGAGCCGCTCCGAAGCGGGACGCATGGGTGGCATGCATTCGCATGATCGCGACGAGCGCGGCGGAAGCAGTGGTGGCGGCGGACGCGGTGGTTGGGAGCAGGAAGAAAACTACGGACGCGGACGCGCTTCGGGGCGCGGCGGGTACGAAGAAGAGCGCGGTAACAGCAGCCGTTCACGCGGTGGCTATGGTGGTTATGGTGACGAAGAGGGCCGCCCGGGGATGAGCCGCTCGGAAGCCGGACGCATGGGTGGCATGCATTCGCATGACCGCGACTATGAGCGCGGCGGAAGCAGCGGTGGTGGCGGTCGCGGCAACTGGAATGAAGAAGAGGAGTATGGACGCGGGCGCTCTTCAGGCCGCGGCAGTTACGGTGAAGAAGAGGAAGGTGGTTACAGCGGCCACAGCAGTTCCCGCAGCCGTGGTGGTTACGGCGGCGAAGAAGAGCAAAGCCGTGGCCATCACAGCGGTATGACCGGCAGCGGAAGCAGCCACACGGGCAGCCGGCAAGGTCACGCGCATGAACCGGGCCGTTCATCCCGGAGTCACGAGGAAGAGACGCGTGGACAGGGTCCTTCCCGTGGCGGTTCGCGCAACCGTAACCGGTAAACGGCGACCGGAAACACTGCCGTTATTCTGGATGCTTTCATCGCCCCGCTTATCGGCGGGGCGGTGTTGTATCCGGCAAGGTGAGTATGCCGTTCGGGAAAGTGCGCGTTGCCTCTCCAATTCTTCTTTTCGGTGCGGCACTCCTTCACACTCCCGCGCACTATGGCACGGCACGGTCCGGAGGCAGGAACCGTCCGAATCGCGCGGAGTTTCCAAGGAGTCTTGCGATTCGGTGTTCACTCACTGCCGCAGACTCTGCGGCGCGGCCTGTGAAGCAGAATCTGCGCCGCCATCATACGGTCCGCGGCACCGCGCTTCGTGCCGTGTTCTCCAATCCAAACGATCCTCTATTCTCTGGTCCGCGCGTGCTGTGTCGCGCTCTAACTCTACTCTTGACCGGGCGGATGTAGAGCTTTGTGATGCTCAAGCGGTTCATGGAATGCTCAGTGGACCGGTCTCCTATTCAAGAGTACTCTCGCTCAATTTATGCCGGTGGATATTATTACCACACGCAACGTCAGGACGATCTCGTAACCAAAGGAGAAGTATCATGACTCGACGAAGTGAAGGCGAAGATTACCGTAGCCACAGCAGGTACAACGAAGAAGAAGATTATGGCCGGGGACGCGGGGGTCGCGGCCGGTATGAGGAAGAAGAGTTTGAAGGCCACGGCCGGGGCGGGCGTGGCGGATACGGCGAGGAAGAGATTCGCGGGCGCGGCCGCGCGATGAACCGCGGTTTCGGCGGCGAGTACACCAGCAGCCGTAGCTATCGCGGCAATGTTGAAGATGATCGCCGGGGCTGGAATGCGGAGTATGAGCAGCGTGATGAACTGGGACGCTTCATGCCCGAGCACGGTACGCGGGGATACGGCGGCCGGAGACGGGATATTGAGATGGAACTCGAAGAACGCAGCGAGCGCGCTGAGCGCATGCCGCGCGATCAGTATGGCCAGTTCATTCCGGAAGAACAGGGATGGCACGGCCGGGGCCGTACACAGGGCAGATATGAGGAAGAAGGGCGCGGGTACAGCAGCCGCAGCCGGAGCGGATACGGCGAGCAGGAAGAGCACGGCAGCCGTTCGCGCGGCGGTTACGGTCATGAGGAAGAAGGGCGTCACGGGATGAGCCGCTCGGAAGCGGGACGTATCGGTGGCTATCACTCTCATGGCGAGCCTGCTCCCGGTGAGCGGGGTTATGGCCGCAGTTCTTCGGGCAACCGTTCGCGTGGGCGCAACCGCTGAGTGCGGTGTTGACAACCACGGTCAATGGAACACCGCCTCACCCGAATGTTCCGGTGCGGCGGTGTTCTCTTTCTGCGGGCAGGGTGATCGTTACCGCACGAGAATAGCGGATGCCTCGCGCCATGCACACACGGCACACAGAGGCGCTCATTCTCTCTTCGGCGTACTGTACCGCAACGCGCCCGTGAGGTGGGAACCGCTCTATCGGCGCGGCGTGTTTATAGTATGTCATGGCCGTCGTGTCGCTGCCGTCGTGCATCCGTGCCCCACGGTGTGATAAAGCGTGCCGCTGACAGAACAGACAGCGTTTCCGGCACCCCCATTTCCGGAAGCGGCACAGGTCACACCGGCGGTTTCTCATTTCCATCACGCGACATTTTCAACAGTAGTTTGTACGCACCTTGCCCTTGTTCTTAACGCAACATCGTTGGAGTGACGCGTGAAAGATGCCGGGGATTTTCTGTGCTTCTGCTGAGCTATCCGGCACGAAGTTCAGCGGTGAATTCCATCGCTCGGTGCGAATGAGGATATGCAGGATTCAATCGGACTGGAAAAGGTTATCTGACCAGCTAATCAAAGGAGTAGGAATCATGGCTCGACAGAATCGAAACGTCGGGAGCAGCAGCGGCCGTGGATTAAGTTCCAGCCGCAATTTGTATGGCAGTTCCGATATCGGCAGCAGCAGCAGCCGGGGACGCGGCCGCGGCTACGAATATGAAGAGGATATGGGATCGCACGGCAGCTATGGCGGCAGCTCTTCGGATGACTATACCAGTGGCAGCAGCCGTGGTCATCGCTCGGGCTCCTCGCAGTCCGGCAGCGGTTGGCAGGGCGGTTCCAGCGGCAGCTCCGGCTACGGCAGCAGCGGCGGCAGCACCCGTTCGCGCAGCGGCCAGTACGATCAGGATTATGAAAGCGGGCAGGGCGGCTACGGCAGCAGTTCCAGCCGGCACGGTAGCAGCAGCCAGGGCGGTTGGGGTGGCAGCAGCGGCAGCAGCCGGGGACGTGGCAACGTAGGACGCTACGACGAAGACATCGAGAGCGGGCAGGGTGGCTACGGTTCATCCTCCGGTCGCTACGGCAGCACCGGCCAGGGCAGCGGCGGTCAGAGCGGCTGGGGCGGAAGCAGTAGCAGCCGTGGACGCGGCGGCTCACAGTTTGATCAGGATTACGAAAGCGGCCAGGGTGGGGGCTACGGTGGCACCTCTTCTGGCCGCTACGGTTCAGGTGGCAGCGAGGGCTGGGGCAGCAGTGGCCGTGGCCGCAGCAGCATGGGCGGCGGCTATGGTCAGGATCATGAAAGCGGCCAGGGCGGCTACGGTGGATCATCCTCCAGCCGTTATGGTAGCTCCTCCTCCGGCTCGCGCGGGTATGGCAGTTCCAGCCGTGGTCGCAGCGGCAGCTATGATGAGGACATCGAAGGCGGACAGGGCGGCTGGAGCGGCTCTTCGGGCCGCAGCGGCAGCTACGGTGGCTCCTCTTCGAGTCGTTATGGCAGCACGTCCGGACGCGGCGGTGGCAGCTCGCAATACAATGAGGACTTCGAGAGCGGACAGGGTGGCCGAGGCAGCAGCCAAGGCCGTTATGGAAGCTCCTCGGGGCACTACGACAGCGATTATGAGAGCGGACACGGTGGCAGCAGCTACGGCGGCAGCCAGTCGGGCCGACACGGCAGTAATGTCGGCGGCGGCTACGGTGGCTCGAGCCAGGGCCGGTACGGCAGCTCCTCGCAGGGCGGTAATGAGTACGAAGGCGGCCAAGGCGGCCAAGGCGGTATGGGCGGCTACGGCGGCTCGTCCAATCGCTCCGGCGGCAGCTATGGTGGCAGCATGGGCGGAAGCTCCAGCGGCCGTGGCTACGGCTCGTCGCAGACCAGCGGCTGGAATCAGGGTAACGATAGCGACGAAGACGATTATCGCTGATTCACCTGAGGCCCGATCCGCAGAGATCGCGCCGGAGGCACGATAGATTGACCCTTCAGATCACGCAAATCTGAGAAGTAAGCCCCGCTTTTACGAGCGGGGCGAACTTTTTTCTGCCATGAGAAAGCCCGCGACAGATGGCCGCGGGCTTTCCTTATGCTGAACAGGGTACAGAATGATCAGTACCTGTTGTGCATGAAATTGAAATCATAACCGGCCATAATCAGCACGCCGTCGGAGTGCCGCTTGAGGCCGCTTCCCTGGCCGATCAGACCGGAGACATTATTGCTGCCGTTGTTGAACTTGTTGATCAGTCCCCAACTGTAGCGGCCATCGAGACTGAAAGCGCCGGCAGGCGTCGGAATCTTGAATCCTAATCCGGCATTGAGGCCGAAGTCACCATTTCTCCAGTTGGGAATGGTTCCCGACTGCGAGACATTGATGTTGGCCACGTTGCCGCTCAGGGTGTACTTATGGCTGAGATCAATACCGGCATAAGGACCAGCTTGAATAAACGGCACGAATTTCTGCGCCGCAAAGCGGTAGACAAGGAACGGGGCCAGACGAAGCTGATCCACCTTGTCTTTCTCGGTGATGCCGTTGGAAACAAATCTGCCGCCGGCTCTCACATACAGAAGATCCGTACGCAGGGACAGGCCCGTCGCCGGATTATTCATCGGCTGCCAGACGGAAAATTCATAGTTGACGCCAGCGGCGCCGCCGGTCTGGCTTTTCTTGGATATGTCAGCGCTGGGCGAGAGCCGTTCGCGCGCGATATTAATACCACCTCGGACGCCGAATGTCGGCAAGGGCAAGGTACTGGACTGGGCAAATACAGAGCCAACGGCAATGAAACCCAATGCACATAGGGCAGCCAAAGACCGTTTCATAAGAACACTTCCTTTAAAAGAGTAACCTAACCTGAATCACTATATCCCGGCTATGCCAAGTAAACCGCACAGCCGCCGTGGTTATGCGGCAATCATACTTTCCTTCTCTTCCATCGTACCCCGGAAACTCCTGCTA harbors:
- a CDS encoding porin family protein, whose amino-acid sequence is MKRSLAALCALGFIAVGSVFAQSSTLPLPTFGVRGGINIARERLSPSADISKKSQTGGAAGVNYEFSVWQPMNNPATGLSLRTDLLYVRAGGRFVSNGITEKDKVDQLRLAPFLVYRFAAQKFVPFIQAGPYAGIDLSHKYTLSGNVANINVSQSGTIPNWRNGDFGLNAGLGFKIPTPAGAFSLDGRYSWGLINKFNNGSNNVSGLIGQGSGLKRHSDGVLIMAGYDFNFMHNRY